The Peribacillus simplex genome contains the following window.
AATTAATTTAGAAAGGGAGGTTCAGTACTATGAGCGGCAAGGAGAAAACTACCCCACAGCAGGATGCATATAAAGAGCTCCAAGGGAAGCATGAAATTAAAAGGCCAATAGTGAAGAATTGTTTGAAAGCCTTTTTAGTAGGTGGCATTTTCTGCATAGTGGGACAAGCCATTTCTTACTTCTATATTTACTTTTTTAACTTTACGGAACAGACAGCAGGTAGTCCAACAACTGCTACCATGGTATTTCTTGCTCTTCTAATGACCGGCTTCGGGTTTTACGACCGCATTGGCCAGTTCGGTGGGGCAGGAAGTGCCGTCCCTGTTACAGGGTTCGGTAACGCAGTCATTTCGGCAGCTATCGAACATCGGACTGAAGGATTTGTCCTTGGTGTTGGAGCCAATATGTTTAAATTGGCTGGATCGGTTATTTTATTTGGAGTATTTTCAGCCTTTGTCGTGGCGTTGATAAAAACGATTTATCAAATGATAGGGGGCTAAGCGGTGTTAAAGGGAAAACAAACATGGATGTTCGCCAATAAACCGGTCATCTTGGAAACAGGGGTAACAGGTGGGCCATTTGAGGCAAATGGAGAAATCGCTGGTGATTTTGATATCCTATACGATGATTTGTGGATGGAACAGGATTCTTATGAGAAGGCTCATCGCCATTTGATGGAGAAAGCGGTTGAGCTTGCACTGGAGAAAGGTAAGATTGACAAGGAGCAGGTACAATTTTTCTTGGCGGGTGATTTAATCAATCAGGTTACACCCACAAGTTTTGCAGCCAGAACCAACGGCATTCCATACTTCGGCTTGTTTGGAGCCTGTTCCACTTCAATGGAAGGTCTCGCTCTAGCTGCCTTCATCACCAATTATGGCGGGGCTAACTATGTGTTGACAGGCGCCTCGAGCCATAATGCAGCTGTTGAAAAGCAATTTCGCTATCCAACTGAATATGGAGGGCAAAAACCTCCGACAGCTCAATGGACGATAACAGGAGCAGGGGTGGCACTGGTAGCTCCTAATGGAAGCAAGCAAGGGGAATTTCCCCATATCGTCTCGGCCACCATCGGAAAGGTCATTGACATGGGATTGAAGGATCCCTTCAATATGGGGGGAGCGATGGCCCCAGCCGCCGTCGATACGATTCTTGCCCATTTCAAAGATACTGGTTTGACCCCGGATGATTATGATTACATCATTACTGGTGATTTGGGGAAAATAGGCAGAGGGACAGCCATTGACTTATTAAAACAAAAGGGCTGCGATATCAATCAGGAAAAATTCAAAGATTGCGGATTGATGATTTTTAAAAAGGATCAGCCTGCTTTGGCAGGCGGGAGTGGTGCGGGATGTTCGGCTGTGGTTTTATATGGCCATATACTAAATGAAATGATTTCTGGTAAATATAAAAGAATCCTGCTTGTTGCAACAGGAGCATTATTGTCACCGCTATCTGTCCAGCAAAAAGATTCCATTCCGTGCATTGCCCATGCGGTAGCCATTGAATATGGATGAAATCATGAAAAAGGAGAGATTTGGATGTTAGCAATGTTTTTTTGGGCCTTTGTCATCGGTGGCTTGATATGTGTAGTCGGCCAGCTTCTTTTCGATGTTGGCAAGCTGACACCAGCACATACGTTAAGCCTGTTCGTTGTAATAGGAGCTGTTCTTGGCGGGTTTGAATTATACGAACCGCTTGTTGACTTTGCCGGTGCTGGAGCAACCATACCAATCGTTTCTTTTGGGAATTCGCTCGTGAACGGGGCAATGATGGAATCGGAAAAACACGGTCTCGTTGGCGTACTGACAGGTATGTTTGAAATTACGAGTTCCGGTATCTCTGCAGCTATCATCTTTGGATTTATCGGGGCGTTAGTTTTCAGACCAAAAGGTTAAAATAACGGAAATAGGCAGCCTGGACTAGGACATGGCCTATACATATTTGTCCAGACCTACATATGTTATCAGTAAGCTTTAGCGAGAGCGAGGTGATATAGTATGTTTGGTTTCGGTGGCTACGGTTGTGGCAACAGCTGTTATGGCTACGGAGGCGGTTATGGCGGAGGCTATGGTTGCGGCGGTTCTACTTTCGCGATAATCGTCGTCTTGTTTATCCTATTAATCATTGTAGGGGCTTCTTTCTGCTGCTAACGTAAATGGAATAGGCAGAAGAAGCCTATTCCATTTATTTTTATTTGTGAGGGCCTAGCACCATTTTTCTGTTAATACATAGGATAGGTACAGAAAAGGGAGGGGCTTAGGTATGGATAATAACTTTTTTAAAAACATAGAAGGTAAAACGGGCGTAAATATGAAGGATGTATTAGAGTTGGCAAACTCTCTACAGGGAGCCAATTTCAAAGATGAAACAACAGTTAGAAGCGTCATCAAGCGCGTTTCAAAAATAGCAAATAAGCCGGTCAATAAGGAAACGGAAGATAAGATCGTCCATTCCATTGTATCTGAAGGGAATAAACTGGATTTCGGGACCATTTCCAATATGATAAATAAAAAGTGAAAAAAAGGCCTGCTAAAGTGCAGGCCTCAGTTTGTCGACAAAAGGGGTTAGGAATTAACATTCCGAACCCCTTTTGAAATTCCCTTTGAATTTTGCTCAATATTAAGGAATTGGGTATACGAGCCCACTATGTTAGGCCATTTTTGGACCTTGCCATGCCAATTGGCCATCTTTCTTTACATTCATGGCAGCGAAAGTAAGCATCGACAATTTTTTAAGTCCCCTTAAAGTAGTCCAACGCATACCATGCTTTTCTTTTGCATCTGGGAATACACGCTCAATCGTTTCCTTGCGTTTCGCATAGATAGGTTTTACATCTTGATGATGACGCAGGTGATCTGCTTCTTCCATATTTTCTTGCCAGATATGGCGCGTCACCACTTTTTGATGGTCTTTGCTTTGTGTACACTGTGATAAAAATGAACATGTCTTACAAATGTGTTTGGGAGATTTGTACTCACGATGTCCCTCTTTATTTGTTGTTGAGTACTTTAAAATCTCGACCGATGGGCAAAGGTAACAGTCAAAATGTTCATCGTAAACATACTCATGTTTGCGGAAGAATCCTTCTTTTGTTCGTGGCCGTGTATAGGGTAAAGCCGGTGTGATTTCTTTGTCAAAGAGGTAGCTTGTAATGGCTGGTGTTTTATAAGCTGCATCTGCGGCAACGGCTTCAGGCTTTCCAACTTTCTCAATCACTTGTTCAACCAGTGGCTCTAACATATGGCTATCATGCGTATTTCCAGGTGTTACAATCGACCCTAGCACAAAACCATTGCGGTCTGCAGCCGTGTGAAATGAATAGGCAAACTGTTTTGTCCGTTCATCTTTCACATAGTAACCACTCTCAGGATCTGTTGTACTTTCTTTCATCTCTTTGGTTTCTTCCTTATAAAATTTATCTGGTGGAAAAGGTTTCTTTCCATGGTTTTCACAATCTTGATTTATTTCTTCTTGAAGGCATTCTTGATACGCTCGTGTTTCCTTGCGAACGACTTTCTTTGCGAACTTTCGCTTATTTGCACTGACTTTCACATGAGTGGAATCAACGAATACATGCTCAGCACTTATTAACTTTCTTTCGGAAGCTGTCATTAAGATGCGATAGAAAATCTGTTCAAACAGGTCAGTATCTTTAAAGCGTCGCTCGTAATTTTTCCCGAACGTTGAGAAGTGAGGCACTTTATCATGGAAACCGTAACCTAAAAACCAACGGTAAGCCATATTCGTTTTAACTTCTTCAATTGTTTTACGCATCGAACGAATACCAAAGGTATATTGAATCAATGTCAATTTAACTAAAATAACTGGATCAATACTTGGGCGCCCTATCTCTGAATACATATCTTTCACCAAGTCATAAATGAAAGTGAAGTCAATGGCCGCCTCTCAATTTTACGAACCAAATGGTTCGCTGGCACCAGTTGATCTCGCTGAATAGAATCATGTTTAGAAAGCATCCTCATCACCTCAAGTTATAATACTTTTATTTTAAAACAAAAATGACTCCAGGCAAAAGTGTTCCATCTAAAAGGCAAGACAAAGTTGATTGGAACGGAAGGTATGAGACTCCTGCGGGAAAAGCGCGTCTAGGGGAGACCCCGCAGGCGAAAGCCGAGGAGGCTCCCGGACCGCCCGCGGAAAGCGAGTGCCTGGAGTGGAAATCAACGTCCAAATTGTACAAGCCATAAAAATAGACAAACTCAATTTTCATCGGGTTTGTCTACAGTCTGAGGCCTGCTAAAGTGCAGGCCTTTCTCATTTCGATTTTCAAAGAGAGATATTATTCACTTTTGGTCAAAGCTTCAAGAAACGTGATGGATAAGCGGTCCGTCCCCGTCTAGTTTGCAGGATGGAAAGGTAAAGATCCTTTTTAGCCCGGGTTGCTGCTACATAGAGCAAACGTCTTTCTTCTTCAAGAGGGGCCAGCTCCCCTTTTCGGTATGATTCAAGTGCGAAATCATGAGGAATGCTGCCATCGACAGCAGCAAGAACATAAACGGTTTGATATTCAAGCCCTTTTGAACGGTGTATGGTAGTTAGCTGTATGGCATCCTTAAAATGTTTCGATAGCTGTTTTATCTCTTGAACCATCGCAGTCATATGATCGACATGATCAAGGAAAGCGGCGACGGTGGGAAAACGATTTGCTGCCACCTTTAGGTCGCGGATGTCATCGGAACCTTTTTCCAGGTTTGCTTCATTTCCGCGCTTTTTTACATATTCCTGGTATCCCAAATCTTTCTCGATGATTTCTAAAGCTACAAGTGGAGCCATATTTTTTAAAGAGCGGATTTGTCCTGGGATCGTTTTTAATTTTCGTTCTTGAAAAGCATGTCCTGTCTTAACAAAAGCAAATGCATCGATAAAATCACAATCCTGCAGTATTGTCATTGCTTTTAACTCCTGTAATATACTTTGCTTTAAAAATAAGGAGGAAAGGACATCAGATGCTGCCTTGCTATCATGGGGAAACAAACTCAGGCGCATAAAGGCAAGCATGCCGCGAATGACCCTGCGCTGATAAAACGAATCTGCATCCTTTTCAATGACAAATGGCAGGTTTGAAGCGGCTAGCCGTTCAAAAATCGCCCTGGACATCGTATGTGTCCTATACAAAACTGCAAAGTCCCCAGGGTTTGCTCCCTTGGATATTTTTTCTTGGATGTCGGATACGATCATCGTTGCTTCCAATTCCTCATCATAAGGATAAAATAATACAGGGGGATTACCAGAATCATGCTGTGCTGTCATCTTTTTTTCCATCCGGTTCTGGTTGCGCTTGATCAAGCGGTTCGCTGTAGCGACAATTTCATGAGAAGAGCGATAATTCTCGGTCAGCTTTACCACTTGGGATCTAGGGAAATCATGATTGAAATTCAGAATATACTTCGGATCGCTTCCGCGGAAAGAATAAATGGATTGATCATCATCCCCAACCGCACATACATTTTTTGATTCAGCAGAGAGGAGTTTTATCAATTCATATTGAACTTTATTGATATCCTGAAACTCATCAACCAAAAAATAGTTAAATCTTTGCTGATATTTCTTCAAAAAATCCGGGTGGTTTTTTAAAAATACATAACAGCCTACAAGCATATCATCAAAATCATATTTCCCTGTTTGCTGTTTATATTCTTCATATTTCTTATATAAAAATAAACAGGATTTCTCCCACTCGTCTGTCGGTTTAATATCTTCTGGAAAGGCCAAGGAATTTTTCCAAAGCCCAATTTGTTGAAGGGCTTGATCATATGCAAATTCCTTATCATCAAGTTCCAATTCCCTGCCAGCCTGTTTCAATATCTTTTCTTTTTCCCATTCCCACTTCAATAGGAAATCACGCTGCCATTTGGATGGTTCGTGAAAAATCAGGATTTTATAAAAGATGCTATGAAAGGTCCCGCTAACTATTTGAGAAACAAGGGAAGGCGTCATATAGGGATAGCCGAGCAGACGCTGCTGCATTTCCTTTGCAGATTTCGCCGTGAATGTTACAAGCATGATACTTTTTGGATCAATCTTCTTCACTGTGAGCATATAGGCAGTACGTACCGTTAATACCCGGGTTTTCCCACTGCCGGCTCCTGATAGGACGAGGATTGGTCCATCGATCGTCATTACCGCTTTGAGTTGCTCTGCATCTAGAACAACCCCGGATGAGGATAATTCCTGAAAGTATGGTTCCTCTGGTTGTTCCAGGGCAGAAGGTTTATCTGAATACTTCGGATTGCCAGTTATGGGCCGGCTTTTAAGGAAAGGTTCCGTAATGGTTTTTGTTTCTGTAATGGTTCGTGATGTAGGAATCCTAAATCCATTCTGTTCCATATATTCTAATGGCCTGTCCTCATTTATCGGTTCTGAATTCGGCATTTCGCAGTGAGCCTGCGATGGGTCACTATGATAAAAATAGGGTGTCTCATGGATCCCAATAAATAATTTCACTGGTTTATGACAAATGATACAAGAAAGCTGATCACGTTTTCCTTTTTCAAAAAGTGTCTGCAGCTCACCAGCTGAAACGGTATGTAAATGTACGATTTCATTGCCAGATTTTGCTTGATTCATATAAATGGATACCTCTAATCTATTAAAAATATCGGCAATACTCATCATACCAGAAGATTAGGAAAAAAGAATGCGGAAATAGTGTTTAAATCTCATTCCAGACGGGTAATTAAATGACAACATAACTATTTAAATAAAGGTGGGATTCCAATGGGATACATAGCACCTGTTACACAATTTGATTATATTCAATATGCCAACCGGACGGTCGGAGCTGAAGAGAAAGTAAGAATTGTCAAAGGAACGAAACCCATTCAACCGATCCGCTTTGATCAGGTGTTGGAAGAGGAAATGGGAAGCTTTGAAGGATTCGATCAAGTTCAATATCATAATCGGGAAAGGACGAATGGAGCAGGCGCTAATAAAAATCAAATGTTAGTGAAGAATTTACGGCTGAAATGACGGGAAAAGGGTGGTATTTCAACGAAAGTGTCTAGTTTTGCAAAGAAAAACAAAAGAGGACACGTGAAGTGTCCTTTTTGTGTTGATCTCTTAGAGAACGTCAATTTCCACGATTAGAGCTAACAATAATTGTAGTAAAAGTTGAATGTTAAGAGCGATTTGTGCATCAGTTGTTACAACGTCGATATCACGGCTGTTTTCAACAATTGTTTTTTGGCGCGTGATTTGTTTAACATTAGAAGATTGGATTAATTCTTGGGTAATCCTATCAGCATTATCATTATCTGCAACGGAAATGCTTACGATGATCGCGATAGCTGCTTGTAGAGCGGATTGTAGAGAAAGAGCCGCTTTAACATCTGTTGAAGTGATATTTACATTACAGGAATCTTTAATGTAAATTAGTTCTTCGGAAAGCTGAACCTGAGAATTGTCTTGTCTTGCCTCTTGTTCGATCGAGTCGTCTTCGTTATTGCAGAATCCTGTCAGGGGGTGGTGTGAAGCTGAATCTAGGGCTGACCATGATCTTTCAGAGTCTTCATGAGTGTTACAGTTGCTACGATATACATTTTGGTTCATGTTGTTTTTTCCTCCTTAGGTTTTATTCCCTATTAAAATATGCTTTGATGGTTAATCGGGTTGGACGAATAAATCAGTTAATTCGTCTATTTTTTAATACTTAGGGAAAGTATTAGTGTGTGGGGGGATGAATGATAAAAGAAGCTGGAGCTTCAGGAATGAAATGTAAGTGCTGCTATGTCTCTGTTACTTATTTCTCCCCAGCAAGTAGGGTTTGATTAGGTGAAATGGTGAATCATTTATCTTTGGAATCCGTGAATTTGTTGTGAATAGAATTTGTAATTGGATTAACATCTTTTTCAGTGATGTTCTTGTCTTGGTTTATGATTTTTTGCGATTGCTCTTGTAAATAGCGAATGGTTTCTCTAAGGTTATTTCTTTCTTTTTCAGTTAGATCGACTTTTTCCTTTTTGAAACCATGTTTTCTCATAGTCCTCGAAACCAGCAGTTCCATTAATCTTTTTTGAGACTCCTCCAGGTTAAATTCATTGTTGCCCATAAAATTTTCCCTCCTTCTTGCTTTCTATATATAGTCTATGTATTTTTGCGGAGATTGCCATTGAACAGAAATGGTTTTTTTATAAAACGATAATTTAAGATCATGAACGAACAAAAAAACGCTGTCCAATCAGAAAACTGAAAGGACAGCGTTTTTATATCATAAAATGGTCTTCGTCATCGTTTTATGAGGTATGCCAGCATCCATGAATTCGTCAGAAACGATCTCATATCCTAACTTTGAATAAAAAGGAATCGCGTGCACCTGGGCATCAAGCTTTAATTGAGGTACTTCCCGTTCGCTTGCGTATTCCTCAATAGCGTTCATGATCATGGCACCGGCACCATTCTTTCGGCCCGATGATAGTACACAAATGCGCTGGACTTTACCAATGTTGTCGATGACCCTGAAGCGGCCGGCACCTATTGGCTGATCCTGATCATCATATAAAACGAAATGTGCAGACTCTTCTTCATATTCATCGATCTCTTCTTCAAGAGGGACTTTTTGTTCCTGGACGAATACTTTTTTTCGAATCATATAAGCATTTTCAAGCTCTTGGCTGTTCTCTGCAATTTTTACAAACACGAAGTCATTCAGCTCCTAATCTAAATGTTTCATAAACGGTCCATGCCCCATCTTCAAGCTGATACAGCAAGTGAACTCGTTTCACCTCTTCTTCATGGCTAACGTCAAGCATGCTTAATTGGCCTAAAACATCAGAATGCTCATTATCGGATAAATCTTGAGCGATGGTAATATGCGGGACGAATGCATGTTCATTTTCACTTTTCATGAATTCCTCATTATTAAGTGCATCATGCAGCTCTTGAAGCCCTTCGGATAATTCCACTTTGAAATAAATAGTATTGCTTACGGGTTGGAAGGACTTCGCTTTCGTTACGTTCATCGTAAAAGGATTGCACTTTTGAGCAATGCCTTTTAATTGTTCCGCGATCGTCGAAATTTCCATATCCGTCGCTTCGAATGTTGGTTTAAGCGTTAAATGCGGTGGAATGAAAGCATATTTCGTATCATACCTTTTTCGATAGGAGTTAGCTAAATCTTGAAGTTTTTTTGAAGGGAAAATTGCAACACCATATTTCATAAATAAAACCTCCTGATATTTTTTTATTGTTGTATTATAGTTGGACATGTTTTTCTTGAAACCATCTCAAAAGAGATGATTACGAGTAAGTTAGAACATTTCCAATAGTGCTCTTTTTAAATCTGCCTGCCAATATTTCCAGGTATGATTACCTTCAAATTCTTCATAGAAGCATGGAAATCCTTTTTGGTTTAATAATTTATGCAATTCCCTGTTGGGTTCTATGAAGTTTGCCCTGTTGCCATCAGTCGTCGGAACATCAGTTTCCCCAGTCCCGATCACATGGTAAAGTTCGAGGAGATGCGGATCCTCAAAATTACGTACAGCATCCATTACTGCTTCATTGGCAAATGGCGACTGCATGATGCATTTCCCGAATGTATGGGGATACTTTAGTGCGGCCAATAAAGAAACTGTACCACCAAGAGAGTCACCTATCAAAGCTCGACCATGTCCCATTTGATAGGTCGGAAATTCATCATCTAAAAACGGGACAAGTTCATGGGCAAGAAAACGTATGTATGCAATGTGCTGTTCCCCGTCCGGATGATATTTGCTCCTGCGGTCAAAGCGGTCTTTATAGGGAATGCCGACAACGATGATATTCTCGATCTCTTCGTTCCCTAATAGTTCATCGGCTACGCGACCAATTCGGCCCATTTGAAAATAATCACGGCCATCCTGAGCAATCACAAGCGAATATTTATACAGTGGCGAAAAATTAGCAGGCAAGTAAACAAGTAGTTCCAACTCTTCTGCTAAAGCTTCGCTTTTAAACATGTACTCTTTAATTGTGCCTTTGCGTAAACTCATTTTCCCGCACCTCGATGATAATTAATAATGAAAAACAACTTACTTGACTATTTTAGCATAGCCTTGCGATTTTTTCCTGTGAGAAGAATTTAGAATAGAATATTTTCATTATATTTTCTAAAAATTTAAATTATAAGGTGCTATAATACTAGCATATAGGAAAATAATACAATAAAAGAGGTGGCGAATAAAATGGCAGATGTACAAGTACACAGCAGGGAAGTAACAAAGGCGGCTAAACGAACATTAATAGAGCGTGGTGTAAGTGTGGAGGCAATTGCAAAAATCGTTTTTGAATTGCAGTTCCCGTATAAAGCTGATCTTAAGCTGGAGGAATGCATCCACAGCGTCGAGCGTGTCCTGTTAAAAAGGGAAATTCAACATGCCATTTTAGTCGGTGTGGAGCTGGATAGACTGGCAGAGCAAAAAAAGCTATCAGAGCCCCTGCAATCGATTGTTGAATCTGATGAAGGGTTATTCGGAGTGGATGAAACGATTGCCTTTGGTGCAGTACTCGGTTACGGAAGCATTGCTGTAACGACCTTTGGCCATTTGGATAAAAATAAAATAGGCGTCATTCACGAACTCGATAAGAAGCAAGAGGGAATCGTGCATACCTTCCTGGATGATATCGTTGCAAGTATTGCCGCGAGTGCCGCCTCAAGGTTAGCTCATCGTCTGAGAGATGAAGAAGAATCGTTAACTGAACAGGAAAAGGACATTCAGGAAGAAGAAGAGTTGATCGGTTGAATCTTGTCGACCAATTTTCATCCCGACCTATCAAACCTGGCCTTAATGAGGCGGGCAGAAAGGATATTGTCCATTTTAAATGTCCGTTTTGTCTGCCTTAGAAAACAGAATGCGTGAAAATTGCCTGGATAAATTTCAAGCACCTGAATTTTCCGCTGCGTAATCTTTCCTTGTTCGGAGAGATAAATTATCTCTAATGGAGCGTTTTCTTCCATATGTTTTCGAAGTATATATTTCATTCCTTGTCACTCCTTTGCTGCCTTACTTGTAATCATTATATGCGAACGTACGTTTCTTATGCAAGTGAAAAGGGAACGCCTGTTCTTGTTTTGCGGATAGGTAATAAAAAATAAGATGAAAATAAAACTTTTTTAATATAATGCGTTGACTTTTTAACAAAAAAACATATAATAAATTATGTACTTAAGTATTTTACTAATCAGTTATTACATACGACTTGTTAGCTCAGTGGGAGAGCACTTCCTTGACAGGGAAGGGGTCGTGGGTTCGAATCCCTCACAGGTCATCCGAACGGCGAAAGCATTGCTAAGCAATGTTCTTGCCGTTTTTTATTTTAAATCAACGACTGTATGATGGGTTCAAGGTAAACACCATAGAATGCCTAAAAACCACTTCACGCTAAAATATGTGAGGTGGTTTTTTTGCTTTTAAATTTCGAATTCAAGAGGTTTCATGAAGAGAAAGCACTTAAGTAACATTCAATTATGCTAGGTTTACTGTGAAGAAAATGAATTTGTAAATGTTAAGATATTACTGCTAACATCAGTTTCTTTTCCTTGTATTGCAGTATGGATTTTCCAAAGGGCATTTCTATTACAGTATCGAGTATGCTGGACATATAATTTGAAGGTTGTTAAGCATTACTATACTCAGGTAGTCGTCTCTAAGGAATAAAGACGCAAAAACTTTTGAATGACTCGTTCGTTGCATGACGTTAGCCTCTTTGGTAGACTATGCAGAAGTACATTTGACTTTGGCTAGGATTTACAATGGAACGGCATAGAGCTTCCCATTTTCAGGTTTCGTTTGGGACATCTCACTTTAGTAGGAGAATAAAGAGATACAGCTTTGTAAAAAGAAATAACCCATGAATCACACATACATTTTCCATATGTGGAGTGTGTGTCAAATCAGTTTTAAAAGTGTAACCCAATCCTACAGGTTCCCGATTCTAACTCTAATTTCGTGGGGATCTTTTTCATGTCTATCCCCTTTTTCTATCTTTTCCTTCTCTCCTCTCCCAAAAAAGTAAGAATTCTTTAATTTAACTCGAACGGCAGGGGGCAGTGAAACTTCTAAGTAATAATTTTTGGATGTACAAAAATAAAAACTTAAAAATTTGATGTGTTTCTAAAAAAAAACCATCTTTTCTCATAAAGCAGGGGTTGTATGTGGGCTTGTAATTTATCAAGAATTTTCTGTTTAGATGACTATACAGGAATAATATAAGGAGGAAGCAATGAACAATTATAAATTGACCATTCAATATGATGGCGGGCGTTATAGAGGCTGGCAACGACTCGGTAATAGTGATGATACGATTCAAGGGAAAATTGAAAATGTTTTAACGGAAATGGTAGGGGAAAAAATTGAAATCATCGGATGCAGCAGAACGGATGCGGGTGTACATGCCCTTGCCCAAATAGCCAATTTTAAGATCGGTGAAAATCTGACTGAAGTTGAAATCATGAATTATTTGAATAGATATTTACCACGGGATATCAGCATTGTCGAGGTTAGGATAGTCCCTGAACGTTTTCATGCCCGTTATAATGCTAAGGATAAAACCTATTTGTATAAGATCTGGAACGAGCAATATACAAATCCTTTCATGCGAAAGTACAGTATGCATGTAGAGGAAAAGCTGAATATCACAAGAATGAAAAATGCATGTCAATATTTTATAGGTGAACATGATTTCACTGCTTTTTCAAATGCAAAATCCAAGAAAAAATCCATGGTACGTGAAATATATTCCATTGATATAGAAGAAAATGCCGGTTTTATCGAAATTGCAGTGCGAGGCGATGGATTTCTTTATAATATGGTTAGAAAGATTGTCGGGACGTTGATAGAAGTTGGG
Protein-coding sequences here:
- a CDS encoding YjcG family protein, whose protein sequence is MKYGVAIFPSKKLQDLANSYRKRYDTKYAFIPPHLTLKPTFEATDMEISTIAEQLKGIAQKCNPFTMNVTKAKSFQPVSNTIYFKVELSEGLQELHDALNNEEFMKSENEHAFVPHITIAQDLSDNEHSDVLGQLSMLDVSHEEEVKRVHLLYQLEDGAWTVYETFRLGAE
- the spoVAC gene encoding stage V sporulation protein AC, translating into MSGKEKTTPQQDAYKELQGKHEIKRPIVKNCLKAFLVGGIFCIVGQAISYFYIYFFNFTEQTAGSPTTATMVFLALLMTGFGFYDRIGQFGGAGSAVPVTGFGNAVISAAIEHRTEGFVLGVGANMFKLAGSVILFGVFSAFVVALIKTIYQMIGG
- a CDS encoding stage VI sporulation protein F, with translation MDNNFFKNIEGKTGVNMKDVLELANSLQGANFKDETTVRSVIKRVSKIANKPVNKETEDKIVHSIVSEGNKLDFGTISNMINKK
- a CDS encoding alpha/beta hydrolase, producing MSLRKGTIKEYMFKSEALAEELELLVYLPANFSPLYKYSLVIAQDGRDYFQMGRIGRVADELLGNEEIENIIVVGIPYKDRFDRRSKYHPDGEQHIAYIRFLAHELVPFLDDEFPTYQMGHGRALIGDSLGGTVSLLAALKYPHTFGKCIMQSPFANEAVMDAVRNFEDPHLLELYHVIGTGETDVPTTDGNRANFIEPNRELHKLLNQKGFPCFYEEFEGNHTWKYWQADLKRALLEMF
- a CDS encoding spore coat protein, whose product is MNQNVYRSNCNTHEDSERSWSALDSASHHPLTGFCNNEDDSIEQEARQDNSQVQLSEELIYIKDSCNVNITSTDVKAALSLQSALQAAIAIIVSISVADNDNADRITQELIQSSNVKQITRQKTIVENSRDIDVVTTDAQIALNIQLLLQLLLALIVEIDVL
- a CDS encoding ATP-dependent helicase, whose product is MNQAKSGNEIVHLHTVSAGELQTLFEKGKRDQLSCIICHKPVKLFIGIHETPYFYHSDPSQAHCEMPNSEPINEDRPLEYMEQNGFRIPTSRTITETKTITEPFLKSRPITGNPKYSDKPSALEQPEEPYFQELSSSGVVLDAEQLKAVMTIDGPILVLSGAGSGKTRVLTVRTAYMLTVKKIDPKSIMLVTFTAKSAKEMQQRLLGYPYMTPSLVSQIVSGTFHSIFYKILIFHEPSKWQRDFLLKWEWEKEKILKQAGRELELDDKEFAYDQALQQIGLWKNSLAFPEDIKPTDEWEKSCLFLYKKYEEYKQQTGKYDFDDMLVGCYVFLKNHPDFLKKYQQRFNYFLVDEFQDINKVQYELIKLLSAESKNVCAVGDDDQSIYSFRGSDPKYILNFNHDFPRSQVVKLTENYRSSHEIVATANRLIKRNQNRMEKKMTAQHDSGNPPVLFYPYDEELEATMIVSDIQEKISKGANPGDFAVLYRTHTMSRAIFERLAASNLPFVIEKDADSFYQRRVIRGMLAFMRLSLFPHDSKAASDVLSSLFLKQSILQELKAMTILQDCDFIDAFAFVKTGHAFQERKLKTIPGQIRSLKNMAPLVALEIIEKDLGYQEYVKKRGNEANLEKGSDDIRDLKVAANRFPTVAAFLDHVDHMTAMVQEIKQLSKHFKDAIQLTTIHRSKGLEYQTVYVLAAVDGSIPHDFALESYRKGELAPLEEERRLLYVAATRAKKDLYLSILQTRRGRTAYPSRFLKL
- a CDS encoding phosphatidylglycerophosphatase A family protein, with the protein product MADVQVHSREVTKAAKRTLIERGVSVEAIAKIVFELQFPYKADLKLEECIHSVERVLLKREIQHAILVGVELDRLAEQKKLSEPLQSIVESDEGLFGVDETIAFGAVLGYGSIAVTTFGHLDKNKIGVIHELDKKQEGIVHTFLDDIVASIAASAASRLAHRLRDEEESLTEQEKDIQEEEELIG
- a CDS encoding YjcZ family sporulation protein; protein product: MFGFGGYGCGNSCYGYGGGYGGGYGCGGSTFAIIVVLFILLIIVGASFCC
- a CDS encoding GNAT family N-acetyltransferase, which encodes MFVKIAENSQELENAYMIRKKVFVQEQKVPLEEEIDEYEEESAHFVLYDDQDQPIGAGRFRVIDNIGKVQRICVLSSGRKNGAGAMIMNAIEEYASEREVPQLKLDAQVHAIPFYSKLGYEIVSDEFMDAGIPHKTMTKTIL
- the spoVAE gene encoding stage V sporulation protein AE, yielding MLAMFFWAFVIGGLICVVGQLLFDVGKLTPAHTLSLFVVIGAVLGGFELYEPLVDFAGAGATIPIVSFGNSLVNGAMMESEKHGLVGVLTGMFEITSSGISAAIIFGFIGALVFRPKG
- the spoVAD gene encoding stage V sporulation protein AD; protein product: MLKGKQTWMFANKPVILETGVTGGPFEANGEIAGDFDILYDDLWMEQDSYEKAHRHLMEKAVELALEKGKIDKEQVQFFLAGDLINQVTPTSFAARTNGIPYFGLFGACSTSMEGLALAAFITNYGGANYVLTGASSHNAAVEKQFRYPTEYGGQKPPTAQWTITGAGVALVAPNGSKQGEFPHIVSATIGKVIDMGLKDPFNMGGAMAPAAVDTILAHFKDTGLTPDDYDYIITGDLGKIGRGTAIDLLKQKGCDINQEKFKDCGLMIFKKDQPALAGGSGAGCSAVVLYGHILNEMISGKYKRILLVATGALLSPLSVQQKDSIPCIAHAVAIEYG